One genomic window of Caldivirga maquilingensis IC-167 includes the following:
- a CDS encoding elongator complex protein 3, with product MVAKGRFFSGVKKPVRVISGVTPLAVMTAPLPCPGKCIYCPGGPQMNTPKSYLPDSPVPMRAARVNYDPYMQVASRITQYRAMGHPVSKVEVIVMGGTFTALPLNYQYWFILNIYRALNDYPVWRGSSPLGDLELEESRNEDASARVVALTIETRPDFALEKQVNWMISFGATRVELGVQSIYDDVLSRVKRGHGVAEVVKSTRVLKDSAYKVCYHVMPGLPGSDPDRDLAMIDELFSNPDFKPDCVKIYPTLVIPGTELYEMWRRGEYSSYSEDTWLTLLAKVMAKVPRWVRVMRFGRDIPLHWVVDGPRIGNLREEVWARMRQMGLKCLEIRCREVGHRILENGELPKATTLRINRINYEASGGDEVYLEVIDDEDTLYGILRLRIPSNPHRPELRGRTALVRELHVYGPQVMVGSRPVNQLWWQHRGIGRALMAKAEEVAEEYGALRIAVISGVGVREYYRRLGYRKYPGSIYMIKDLRKGMRIEYNLNSDVVMPSEYLVMD from the coding sequence ATGGTTGCTAAGGGGAGGTTCTTCAGTGGGGTTAAGAAGCCTGTGAGGGTTATTTCAGGGGTAACCCCATTAGCCGTAATGACGGCTCCATTACCCTGCCCAGGTAAATGCATCTACTGCCCCGGCGGCCCTCAGATGAATACGCCGAAGAGTTACCTACCTGATTCACCAGTACCCATGAGGGCGGCTAGGGTTAATTACGACCCTTACATGCAGGTTGCCTCAAGGATTACCCAGTATAGGGCTATGGGTCACCCTGTTAGTAAGGTTGAGGTTATTGTAATGGGTGGAACCTTCACTGCACTGCCACTCAATTACCAGTACTGGTTCATTTTAAACATCTACAGGGCGTTGAACGACTACCCAGTTTGGAGGGGTTCCTCTCCCTTAGGTGACCTGGAGCTTGAGGAGAGTAGGAATGAGGATGCCTCAGCTAGGGTTGTTGCATTAACCATAGAGACTAGGCCTGACTTCGCCCTTGAGAAGCAGGTTAACTGGATGATTAGCTTCGGCGCAACTAGGGTTGAATTGGGTGTTCAGTCTATTTACGATGACGTGTTGAGTAGGGTTAAGAGGGGTCATGGCGTCGCGGAGGTTGTTAAATCCACTAGGGTGTTGAAGGACTCAGCCTACAAGGTGTGTTACCACGTTATGCCTGGCCTACCGGGCTCTGACCCTGATAGGGACTTAGCCATGATTGATGAATTATTCAGTAACCCTGACTTTAAGCCTGATTGCGTAAAAATCTACCCAACACTGGTTATACCTGGCACTGAGCTTTATGAAATGTGGCGTAGGGGTGAGTACTCAAGCTACAGTGAGGATACTTGGTTAACCCTACTGGCTAAGGTAATGGCTAAGGTACCTAGGTGGGTTAGGGTCATGAGGTTTGGTAGGGATATACCACTGCATTGGGTTGTTGATGGACCAAGGATAGGTAACCTGAGGGAGGAGGTTTGGGCTAGGATGAGGCAAATGGGTCTTAAATGCCTTGAGATAAGGTGCCGTGAAGTCGGGCATAGGATACTTGAGAATGGTGAGTTACCCAAAGCCACGACACTTAGGATCAATAGGATTAACTACGAGGCCTCAGGGGGTGATGAAGTTTACCTAGAGGTCATTGATGACGAGGACACTTTATACGGGATATTGAGACTAAGAATACCCAGTAATCCCCATAGGCCTGAATTAAGGGGAAGGACTGCATTAGTCAGGGAGCTTCACGTATATGGGCCGCAGGTCATGGTTGGTAGCAGGCCGGTTAATCAACTTTGGTGGCAGCATAGGGGTATTGGGAGGGCCTTAATGGCTAAGGCTGAGGAGGTGGCTGAGGAGTACGGTGCATTAAGGATAGCCGTAATATCAGGTGTGGGTGTGAGGGAGTATTATAGGAGGCTTGGATACAGGAAATACCCAGGTTCAATATACATGATTAAGGACTTAAGGAAAGGAATGAGGATTGAATATAACTTAAATAGTGACGTAGTAATGCCGAGTGAATACTTAGTAATGGATTAA
- a CDS encoding B12-binding domain-containing radical SAM protein, translating into MVKESESLDIVLTTDRSMMTNHHGKEFLGFLSTGPIFVSLGPFHRLSEWFHVWLAAPKPKVDRLGRPREAPYGLRKIEAALIEAGFKAAVIDPDYVAKYIKNGAKILMLSHHDYFGLNPPSSTWAVIVGKEPLNAYLFRKTMNNLKPYIDDAKKTNGLKVFVGGPSAWQWLYFPEIMNYYGIDLVFDGEGDVAVVDLAKRVFNGDPLPRYVYLGRRDSPSIDEIKTIKGASVNGLVEIGRGCPRSCAFCSVTLRALRWYPLSKIEEELKVNVRNGVVNGLIHSEDVPLYGSPTIIPKPEKLIELHKLAKRYYKTLAWSHTTLAAVLYGEKMQGKLMSKLAEIIEDENQEWWGAQVGLETGSRRLAKLIMPGKAAPYKIENWWDVVTEALSIMHEIKLIPALTIIVGLPGETADDVNETIELIERIKPYRSLVVPLFYVPMNHVRTDKEGWLYRYNLLPEHIELLRVIFRHSVYWSRDIVNKFYLKGPLLFPVKIGINYFINYIEKRVNEIEDRLDEIIANLKNQGIEQRFTPMKLIQEINQAKVVG; encoded by the coding sequence ATGGTTAAGGAAAGTGAATCACTTGATATAGTGCTAACAACGGATAGATCAATGATGACTAATCACCATGGTAAGGAATTCCTAGGCTTCCTATCTACAGGCCCAATCTTCGTCTCCCTAGGCCCATTCCATAGACTCTCCGAGTGGTTCCACGTTTGGTTAGCTGCACCTAAGCCTAAGGTTGATAGACTTGGTAGGCCTAGGGAGGCCCCCTACGGTTTAAGGAAGATTGAGGCTGCATTAATTGAAGCCGGCTTTAAGGCTGCTGTTATTGATCCTGATTACGTGGCTAAGTACATTAAGAATGGGGCTAAGATACTTATGCTCAGTCACCATGATTACTTCGGCCTTAACCCACCATCATCCACATGGGCCGTTATAGTGGGTAAGGAACCGTTGAATGCTTACCTCTTCAGGAAGACGATGAATAACCTTAAGCCCTACATTGATGACGCTAAGAAGACTAATGGACTTAAGGTCTTCGTAGGCGGCCCCTCAGCTTGGCAGTGGCTCTACTTCCCTGAAATCATGAACTACTATGGGATTGACCTGGTATTTGATGGTGAGGGTGATGTTGCCGTTGTTGATTTAGCTAAGAGGGTGTTTAATGGGGATCCACTCCCCAGGTACGTTTACTTGGGTAGGAGGGATTCACCAAGCATTGATGAGATTAAGACGATTAAGGGTGCGTCCGTTAATGGGCTTGTGGAGATTGGGCGCGGTTGCCCTAGGAGTTGCGCCTTCTGTTCAGTCACATTAAGGGCACTACGCTGGTACCCCTTAAGTAAGATTGAGGAGGAGCTTAAGGTTAATGTGAGGAATGGTGTGGTTAATGGGTTAATTCACTCCGAGGATGTTCCACTATACGGTTCACCAACAATAATACCTAAGCCTGAGAAACTGATTGAGTTACATAAACTTGCTAAAAGGTACTATAAGACCCTTGCCTGGAGCCACACAACCCTCGCCGCGGTGCTTTACGGTGAGAAAATGCAGGGTAAGCTAATGAGTAAGCTAGCTGAGATTATTGAGGATGAGAACCAGGAATGGTGGGGTGCGCAGGTTGGCTTGGAGACCGGGTCACGTAGATTAGCTAAGTTAATAATGCCTGGTAAGGCTGCACCATATAAGATTGAGAATTGGTGGGACGTGGTCACTGAGGCGTTGTCAATAATGCATGAGATTAAGCTAATACCAGCCTTAACCATTATAGTTGGTTTACCCGGGGAGACTGCTGATGACGTTAATGAGACAATTGAACTCATTGAGAGAATTAAACCATACAGGAGCCTAGTCGTACCACTATTCTACGTACCAATGAATCACGTTAGAACTGATAAGGAGGGATGGCTATATAGGTATAACCTACTCCCAGAGCATATTGAACTCCTCAGGGTTATTTTTAGGCACTCAGTCTACTGGTCAAGGGATATTGTGAATAAATTCTACCTGAAGGGACCATTACTGTTCCCAGTTAAGATTGGGATAAACTACTTCATAAACTACATTGAGAAGAGGGTTAATGAAATAGAGGATAGATTAGATGAAATAATAGCCAACCTTAAGAACCAGGGCATTGAGCAGAGATTCACACCAATGAAGCTAATCCAGGAGATTAACCAGGCAAAAGTAGTTGGTTAA
- a CDS encoding HEPN domain-containing protein encodes MAEAWVNKARRLKDYAREDFINGRFDSASFFAQQSVELLLKGILIRLTGSRPITHSTSELLTYLTKILNKDAPQDVIRCSELLEQHYVQARYPDARINEYKSWEAEEAIKCMEVVWSYVQQVVNNPQ; translated from the coding sequence GTGGCTGAGGCGTGGGTTAATAAGGCTAGGAGACTTAAGGATTATGCTAGGGAGGATTTTATAAATGGTAGATTTGACTCTGCATCCTTCTTCGCTCAACAGTCCGTTGAACTACTGTTAAAGGGTATTTTAATAAGATTAACAGGTTCAAGACCCATAACCCACTCTACGTCAGAGCTCTTGACGTATCTTACCAAGATTCTGAATAAAGATGCACCACAGGACGTCATTAGGTGTTCTGAGCTTCTTGAGCAGCACTATGTGCAGGCCAGGTATCCTGATGCTAGGATTAATGAGTATAAAAGCTGGGAGGCTGAAGAAGCCATTAAGTGTATGGAGGTGGTGTGGAGTTATGTTCAGCAGGTGGTTAACAACCCTCAGTGA
- a CDS encoding nucleotidyltransferase domain-containing protein: MFSRWLTTLSEVSRIRENRFKETLNELCSRALVVVLFGSRARGDYTPLSDWDLLAIVADGEYRVEIMDVGQVVWLPLSRLNNVLKNSMIILDAVTDGKVLCGDSRIFEVVKGRVNEYIEEMRLVRTKHGWFPKNTTA; this comes from the coding sequence ATGTTCAGCAGGTGGTTAACAACCCTCAGTGAGGTTTCTAGGATTAGGGAGAATAGGTTTAAGGAGACTTTGAATGAATTATGCAGTAGGGCGCTTGTCGTAGTATTATTTGGTTCAAGGGCTAGGGGTGATTATACGCCTTTAAGTGACTGGGATCTGCTAGCCATTGTTGCTGATGGTGAATACAGGGTTGAGATAATGGATGTTGGGCAGGTGGTTTGGCTGCCTCTAAGTAGGCTTAATAATGTACTTAAGAACTCAATGATAATACTTGACGCCGTAACTGATGGTAAGGTGCTTTGCGGGGATTCTAGAATATTTGAGGTGGTTAAAGGTAGGGTTAACGAGTATATTGAGGAGATGAGACTGGTAAGGACTAAGCATGGTTGGTTCCCTAAGAATACTACCGCATGA
- a CDS encoding ABC transporter permease has translation MSSMPVYITRRIINMIITLLLLIAIVFTLIHVLAPSPYALARIWVGARVTPQALQAVIKTYGLDKPLYIQFINYVADVFTGNFGIDTMFKKPVLEVMATYLPYTLQLVLTGTVIALIIGVFTGAIAGARKDTGTDYAIRIIYLVTWSMPPFLVAILLQLLIAYYLGLLPATGVVNPIYTPPKPITGWPLLDAAIEHDWPYFTSMIRHLILPATSLALVSFGLTTRLMRNTMIDVINKDYIRTAIMKGLPERSVIYKHAMRNALIPIITIAVLAFATSIAGAVVIEDIFQYHGMGWFTTQALFNLDYPTILGFTFIVGISIMVANLVADILYAVIDPRIRLE, from the coding sequence ATGTCTTCAATGCCTGTTTACATTACCAGAAGGATTATAAACATGATCATTACGCTACTACTCTTAATAGCCATTGTCTTCACTCTAATTCATGTGCTTGCACCATCACCTTACGCCTTAGCTAGGATTTGGGTTGGGGCTAGGGTTACTCCACAGGCTCTTCAAGCAGTGATTAAGACTTATGGACTCGATAAGCCACTTTACATTCAATTCATAAACTACGTGGCTGATGTGTTCACAGGTAACTTCGGTATTGACACTATGTTCAAGAAGCCTGTACTGGAGGTAATGGCCACATACCTACCGTACACTCTTCAATTAGTCCTAACTGGTACAGTGATAGCGCTCATAATAGGTGTATTCACTGGGGCTATAGCTGGCGCTAGGAAGGATACTGGTACTGATTATGCAATAAGGATAATTTACCTTGTAACCTGGTCAATGCCCCCATTCCTAGTAGCCATACTACTACAATTACTAATAGCCTACTACCTAGGCCTACTACCAGCCACTGGTGTTGTTAACCCAATATACACTCCACCTAAGCCAATTACCGGTTGGCCACTGTTGGATGCGGCTATTGAGCATGATTGGCCATACTTCACCAGCATGATTAGGCACTTAATACTACCAGCCACCTCATTGGCATTAGTCTCCTTCGGTTTAACCACTAGGTTAATGAGGAACACGATGATTGACGTCATTAATAAGGATTACATTAGGACTGCAATAATGAAGGGCCTACCTGAGAGGAGTGTAATATATAAGCACGCCATGAGGAATGCCCTAATACCAATAATAACAATAGCCGTATTAGCCTTCGCCACCTCAATAGCCGGGGCAGTGGTTATTGAGGATATATTCCAGTACCACGGTATGGGTTGGTTCACTACACAGGCTTTATTCAACCTTGATTACCCAACAATACTGGGCTTCACATTCATAGTGGGTATATCAATAATGGTAGCTAACCTGGTGGCTGACATACTCTACGCTGTAATTGACCCAAGGATTAGACTTGAGTAG
- a CDS encoding class I and II aminotransferase, whose protein sequence is MIIVLSTIKVREYLYGRFSELGLRPLGSVTNFITFHVFKPNEVYEGLFKRGFILRNLSGKVMCEDCLRATIPPMHIAEELINNLEALMKSHLMDT, encoded by the coding sequence TTGATTATCGTACTAAGTACGATTAAGGTTAGGGAGTATTTGTATGGGAGGTTTAGTGAATTGGGCTTAAGACCATTAGGTTCAGTGACCAACTTCATAACATTCCACGTGTTTAAGCCGAATGAAGTGTATGAGGGGTTGTTTAAGAGGGGCTTCATACTAAGGAACCTAAGCGGTAAAGTAATGTGTGAGGACTGCTTGAGAGCAACAATACCACCAATGCATATTGCTGAGGAATTAATTAATAACTTGGAGGCATTAATGAAGTCTCACCTAATGGATACTTAA
- a CDS encoding DsrE family protein: MSEGKGRIIFFTTIPPSEEDRIQAMLRIALIASSLGYEVIIYLALHSVMIVKRSVFEKLSDNIRSMITDAVKRNVKIMACKVAMEGFNVKEGDLISGVITAEPRDLFEYARNAITVSW, translated from the coding sequence ATGAGTGAAGGTAAAGGTAGAATAATCTTCTTCACCACAATACCTCCCTCGGAGGAGGATAGGATTCAGGCAATGTTAAGGATTGCGTTAATAGCATCATCACTGGGTTATGAAGTAATAATCTACCTCGCATTACACTCAGTAATGATTGTTAAGAGGAGTGTGTTTGAAAAGTTAAGTGACAATATAAGGAGTATGATAACTGATGCGGTGAAGAGGAATGTTAAGATTATGGCGTGTAAAGTGGCAATGGAGGGTTTTAATGTTAAGGAGGGGGATCTTATAAGTGGTGTTATTACCGCTGAACCAAGGGATCTTTTTGAATACGCTAGGAACGCTATTACCGTATCTTGGTAA
- a CDS encoding ABC transporter ATP-binding protein — translation MALLEVKDLSVTYRTPFGTVKALDDVSFTLNEGEAIAVVGESGSGKSTLALAISRLLPPNARFRGSIIFEGVDLARLSPSELRVIRGTGIFMVFQEPANSLNPVYRIKDQLMEAVRIRRLRSNEPFDEGEALKEIISTLRDVRMPDPEIIIERYPHQLSGGQIQRIMIAMGLLMRPKLYIADEPTSALDVTVQAQILKLLKDLKNEYNLSIIFITHDLAVASIIGDKVMVMYAGQIVEEGLMSDVITKPYHPYTQGLLSSLPRISKYEGKLPIISGAVPSLINPPSGCRFHPRCPYATDTCIKVMPQLKNVENRRVRCHLYA, via the coding sequence GTGGCTCTATTGGAGGTTAAGGATCTTAGCGTCACATATAGGACACCTTTCGGTACTGTTAAGGCTCTTGATGACGTATCCTTTACACTGAATGAGGGCGAGGCCATTGCTGTTGTTGGTGAGAGCGGTTCAGGTAAATCAACACTTGCATTAGCCATAAGTAGATTACTGCCGCCTAATGCTAGGTTTAGGGGTAGTATTATTTTTGAGGGCGTGGATTTAGCTAGGTTAAGTCCAAGTGAATTAAGGGTAATTAGGGGTACTGGTATATTCATGGTGTTTCAGGAGCCGGCTAATAGTCTTAACCCAGTTTATAGAATTAAGGATCAGTTAATGGAGGCTGTTAGGATTAGGAGACTTAGGAGTAATGAGCCCTTTGATGAGGGCGAGGCCTTGAAGGAGATAATAAGTACGCTTAGGGATGTGAGGATGCCTGACCCTGAGATCATTATAGAGAGGTACCCTCATCAATTGAGTGGTGGACAGATTCAGAGGATTATGATAGCCATGGGCCTCCTCATGAGGCCTAAACTATATATTGCTGATGAACCAACCTCAGCCCTCGACGTGACTGTTCAGGCCCAAATACTTAAACTGCTTAAGGATCTTAAGAATGAATATAATTTATCAATAATATTCATAACCCATGACTTAGCGGTGGCGTCAATAATTGGGGATAAGGTAATGGTAATGTACGCTGGTCAAATAGTTGAGGAGGGTTTAATGAGTGATGTAATCACTAAACCCTACCACCCATACACGCAGGGGTTATTGAGTAGTTTACCGAGGATAAGTAAGTATGAGGGTAAGTTACCTATAATAAGCGGTGCGGTACCAAGCCTAATTAACCCACCCTCAGGCTGTAGATTCCACCCAAGGTGCCCATACGCCACTGACACGTGTATTAAGGTAATGCCTCAACTTAAGAATGTTGAGAATAGGAGGGTGAGGTGCCACCTCTATGCCTGA
- a CDS encoding ABC transporter ATP-binding protein: MPEALIRTKELSKWFLAKKYGLLERIFREKPIYVRAVDNVNITVERALTTALVGESGSGKTTLGRLLTTLETPTSGRIFFNNVDVTSLKGHELKRFRTRVQMVFQDPYSSLDPRMRVRDIIAEPLVARGIKGSELSERVFKIMEEVGLEQSLAERRPSDLSGGQRQRVAVARAVISNPEFIVLDEPTSALDVSTQSQVLNLLAELQERHKLTYLLITHNISVARYLSDKIMVMYMGKVVESGDTLNVLKEPQHPYTQALIESIPDIGKRDLKPPSGEVGSLINPPPGCRFHPRCPFAMDICRREEPPMIEVKNGIYVACWLYAKR, from the coding sequence ATGCCTGAAGCCTTAATTAGAACGAAGGAGTTATCAAAGTGGTTCCTGGCTAAGAAGTACGGCTTATTGGAGAGGATTTTCAGGGAGAAGCCAATATACGTTAGGGCTGTGGATAACGTTAACATAACAGTGGAGAGGGCTCTAACAACCGCCCTAGTGGGTGAGAGTGGTAGTGGTAAGACAACCCTAGGTAGGTTATTAACAACACTGGAGACTCCCACGTCAGGTAGAATATTCTTCAATAATGTTGACGTAACCTCCCTTAAGGGTCATGAATTGAAGAGGTTTAGGACGAGGGTTCAGATGGTTTTCCAGGACCCTTACTCAAGCCTGGACCCAAGGATGAGGGTTAGGGATATTATTGCTGAACCATTAGTAGCTAGGGGGATTAAGGGGAGTGAGTTAAGTGAGAGGGTGTTTAAGATTATGGAGGAGGTTGGGCTTGAGCAATCCCTCGCTGAAAGAAGACCCAGTGACCTTAGTGGTGGACAGAGGCAGAGGGTTGCGGTGGCTAGGGCTGTGATAAGTAATCCAGAGTTCATTGTTCTTGATGAACCAACCTCAGCCCTAGACGTATCCACTCAATCACAGGTACTTAATCTACTGGCTGAACTCCAGGAGAGGCATAAGTTAACCTACCTACTCATAACACATAACATATCAGTGGCAAGGTACCTCAGCGATAAGATAATGGTGATGTACATGGGTAAGGTAGTTGAGTCAGGAGATACATTAAACGTGTTGAAGGAGCCTCAACACCCCTATACTCAAGCCTTAATAGAGTCAATACCTGATATTGGGAAGAGGGATTTAAAACCACCCAGTGGTGAGGTTGGTAGCCTAATTAACCCGCCTCCGGGTTGTAGGTTTCATCCAAGGTGCCCATTCGCCATGGATATTTGCCGTAGGGAGGAGCCGCCTATGATTGAGGTTAAGAATGGTATATACGTTGCCTGCTGGCTATACGCCAAGAGGTAG
- a CDS encoding PH domain-containing protein, with product MVYTLPAGYTPRGSMILKPVINKTLVKAVIPLLIILPLLNVNKLTSLLIFILIYWVMVMAYALFKHTHTYEITSDYIEFKGLIGKGVRVRYWDIEDVLVSQGLLARLFNCGSVILITSSGGRGRVMIIGGGYGVRLWDVKDPWRVQGIIINRLRELGYYQ from the coding sequence ATGGTATATACGTTGCCTGCTGGCTATACGCCAAGAGGTAGTATGATTCTTAAACCAGTCATCAATAAGACCCTGGTTAAGGCAGTAATACCACTACTCATTATCCTACCACTACTGAACGTTAATAAGCTCACATCATTACTCATCTTCATCCTAATATACTGGGTAATGGTAATGGCCTACGCATTATTCAAGCACACCCACACCTATGAAATAACCAGTGATTACATTGAGTTTAAGGGGTTAATCGGCAAGGGAGTGAGGGTGAGGTACTGGGATATTGAGGATGTGTTAGTGTCGCAGGGCCTATTGGCTAGGTTATTCAACTGTGGTTCAGTCATTTTAATCACATCCAGTGGGGGTAGGGGGAGGGTAATGATTATTGGTGGTGGTTACGGTGTTAGGCTTTGGGATGTAAAGGACCCGTGGAGGGTGCAGGGTATTATTATTAATAGGCTTAGGGAGTTGGGTTACTATCAGTAA
- a CDS encoding ABC transporter permease, with the protein MSVAVFENPKLTLRILLRNPLSAIGLIIIALFLAWSLIEGSLQIIGSLTRHPSLGWVLLPHNPMAVNLAAGNEPPSPKYLLGTNAEGQDILSRILYAAPIDASVSIVTVLSAIIIGGLLGMLAGYYGGWIDEAIGRITDAFLSIPGLILLLALTILIGSGYFQSMMALIIVWWPIYARLSRAQTLSIKGRYFIDSARLSGLSDFWILMRHVFPNIIDPVLAYATLDFGNVILTYATLGFLGIGIKPPTPEWGEMVSAGLNELPAYWWTSIFPGLAITIIALSFALVGDGLQDILVGRVNY; encoded by the coding sequence ATGTCAGTGGCTGTATTTGAGAATCCTAAATTAACCCTTAGGATTCTTTTAAGGAATCCATTATCGGCAATTGGTTTAATCATAATTGCGCTCTTCCTGGCTTGGTCACTTATCGAGGGTTCACTGCAGATTATCGGCTCATTAACTAGGCACCCAAGCCTAGGCTGGGTTCTACTACCCCATAATCCAATGGCTGTTAATTTAGCCGCTGGTAATGAACCCCCATCTCCCAAGTACCTACTCGGTACTAATGCTGAGGGTCAGGATATACTCAGTAGGATACTTTACGCAGCGCCCATTGATGCCTCAGTGAGCATTGTAACAGTCCTATCAGCCATAATTATTGGTGGCCTCCTAGGTATGTTAGCCGGTTACTACGGTGGGTGGATTGATGAGGCTATTGGTAGGATAACTGATGCGTTCCTTTCAATACCAGGCCTAATACTGCTTCTAGCCTTAACAATACTCATTGGTTCAGGCTACTTCCAGTCAATGATGGCTTTAATAATTGTTTGGTGGCCAATATACGCTAGGTTATCTAGGGCTCAGACGCTTTCAATAAAGGGTAGGTACTTCATTGACTCAGCAAGGTTATCCGGGTTAAGCGACTTCTGGATACTCATGAGGCACGTTTTCCCAAACATAATAGACCCAGTCCTAGCCTACGCCACGTTAGACTTCGGTAACGTAATATTAACCTACGCCACATTAGGCTTCCTGGGCATTGGCATTAAGCCACCCACACCTGAATGGGGTGAGATGGTTAGTGCCGGGTTGAATGAGTTACCAGCCTACTGGTGGACTTCAATATTCCCGGGCCTGGCGATAACTATAATAGCCCTCAGCTTCGCCCTTGTTGGTGATGGGTTACAGGATATCCTAGTGGGTAGGGTGAATTACTGA